The genome window ATACTGCAACCAACCAGTAAAGGTGTGACCTTTAATGCTCAGAAGTTGATTTAGTAATGCCACCATCTTGGCACTACATCCTACAAATGCTGCCAATATACTGTTTGTGTGAAAGGTGGAGACTCACCTGCACACAGTTCATTGAATTATAATTATTTTCTGCACTAACACATTAAACAGTATGTACAATCAATGTGTATGCAATAGTGTTAGATATTCTGTTTCTGTAATTTAGTATACTAACTATTCGTATATACTTACTTGCTATTAAACTGATTTTCTTTTCTATCCCATGTTATTACAGTTAATAAATTAGACTGCAGGACACATACTGTAAGTTTGACTATTTGATGATGtgcaaaaacatgttttaataCTACAACACATTGTAATAAAATTAATTAGGGCTGAGGgcacactgactgactgataCCATGAGTGACTACAAATGATCTATAGATGTCTTTAGAAAAGGTACAAAAAGACTGGAATACAGAGGTcttcaatatttattttttttagtaaCACAAGCAGCAATCTCAGAATGAGCAAGCTTTCACATTTCATATAGCAACACAAGCCTTTAACAATTAAAATATAACATAAAAATTAACTCAGAAATGTCGTAAAATGCAATCTGGTTATTGTCacagtacactcttaaaaccgaatgtgttgtccctctctggacacaagttgtgttgttttccacAGACAATGACTGCACGTCACAATAAATCAGTTAGCAATTCATATCACATTTACAGGCTGTTCTAAGTTCAATCTTCCAGTGTAAACAAAAGCCACTACCTGTGCATACTGCAGAGGCTACTGATCTGTGACATGCTGTGTGTTGAGGTGCTTCTTGAGGTGTGCTGACTGAGTGAACCTCTTGCCACAGACCTTGCATTCATACGGCTTCTCCCCGGTATGAATGCGCTTGTGCCTCTTGAAATTGCCAAGGTCCACGAATCCTTTCTCACAGGTCGGGCAGCTGTAACGCTTCTCTCCTCTGTGCCCCTGCATGTGCATGTTCAGCGCCATTCGGTGTTTGAACTTCTTGCCGCACTGCATGCAGCTGTAAGGCTTCTCTCCcgtgtgcatgcgcatgtgaGTGGCCCGGTCGGCTTTGGCCAAGAATCGCTTGCCGCAGACCTTGCAAGGGAAGGGCTTCTCACCCGTATGGATGAGCTGGTGCTTGGTCAGAGTGAAGTGGTAAACGAAACTTTTTCCGCACTCGGGGCACTGATGCTGCTTCTCATCGGCGTGGATCTGGACGTGCCGGTTCAGGCCCCTCACGCTAGGGAACGCTTTCCCACATTTGTCGCACGAGAACGGACGCTCCCCTGTGTGAAGCCTAGCGTGGTTCTCTAGCGCTGAGGCATTGCTGAGGACCCGGCCACAGACCTCACACTGGTTTTTGCGTGCTTGAGACTTGCCTGACCTTTTCTGATCAATTTCTAGGTCATCCTTTACTGAGTCATTGTTTTGTGAAGTCGTGTCATTTTGAATGGTCATGTCTCCACCTGTCTGATAAATGGGCCCATCACTTGAGAGCTCCTGCAGGCTCGATTTGGGTTTGGATTCTTCTGAAACATCCAGACTATGACTTTCTGACTCTAATTGCCTTGTGTTAGGCCGGTTTGATTCTTGACAAGTCTTGAAATGTGATCGTAGTTTCAAAAGGACAGAATCACTGTGCCCTTGTCCTTCTTTTGGGACATCATTTTTGATGGTGGTGGAACTTCCATCACTTTGTAGGGCTGAGCCTGAGACACTAAGCAGACCTGAGCATGCGGTTAGGTTCCTGTACTGTCTGTTTAGATTTGCATTTCCTGACATTGAGTGAGGCTGTCCTGACAGTGAGAGGGATCCTGAGTGGCCTGAGGAGAACTGATCAGAAGCCATGCAGGGCGTCTGAAGGGCAATGCCTGGTTGGACCAGCGGTACACATTGCTGGGAACTCACAGAGGACAAATGCTCTGACAGCATATTAGGCTGGTCAAACGTGGAAGGTGGGTGTAATATTGTCAAGGTCGGTTCTTCCAGGTCATACATTGGGTCCAGGGAGGCATAGAGACTCTCTAATGGATAGGACAATGGAACTTGTGAAGTTTCATGTGCTGACTGAAAGGACTGGGATGGAGGTGAAGTTAGAAGTTGGTGTGTTGGGAAAGAAGATCTAGTTGCTGGTATTGGAGCTGGAGTTGAATTCTGGAGTAAAGCAACAAGTGGCATATTTGAGCCCATTTGGCACGCGGATGAATTATGATCTAATGGAAGTGAAGGCATGTTAGATGGAACCTGGCATGAAGCAGATGACTGGAAAGGGCTCATACACGCTGGAAACAAGACCTGGCCTGCTGAAGCAACAATGTTTGGTTGTAAATTAGGGAACTGTGTCATTTGGGGCAAAACCTGAAATGGGGGAGCTTGTTGCTGTGATAATGGCACCTGAGTTGGCTTACAATGTACCTGGCCTTGTGAGACAGAGTGACTGACAAGTGAGGGATGAGACTGAGCTGGGGG of Alosa sapidissima isolate fAloSap1 chromosome 1, fAloSap1.pri, whole genome shotgun sequence contains these proteins:
- the LOC121712005 gene encoding uncharacterized protein LOC121712005, which gives rise to MMSNHGDFQRQFTSVVERLLHNVVSETMQLFENSVQELKVEIVRIRKENGNLNDKIIFFEKSQPCTDPGNNYIPILKDNSHKRDIGVQCVRPTVVERSCSPCSRNEDDDRSAFQNLCPSLSEEENRQLALVLVKQEELDLDDHSTGYFLLKQEDGEPKLIRRQHIKDIPPEVFLSSGLRRKTTEKSLSVKATSESISSGARVETEKHRISTSEVHARSNSEVRNQESREVNEGNILQENAKLGARTSDTKTQALYTSATTRIAALHPQPSELPKGSTVQSQAPIPMSLSMCTQNKVLIQTSQVRIQSAPQPAFKALTLPSLRSLKSVPPAQVPLLPVQIPGLLSNQGANITNPPAQSHPSLVSHSVSQGQVHCKPTQVPLSQQQAPPFQVLPQMTQFPNLQPNIVASAGQVLFPACMSPFQSSASCQVPSNMPSLPLDHNSSACQMGSNMPLVALLQNSTPAPIPATRSSFPTHQLLTSPPSQSFQSAHETSQVPLSYPLESLYASLDPMYDLEEPTLTILHPPSTFDQPNMLSEHLSSVSSQQCVPLVQPGIALQTPCMASDQFSSGHSGSLSLSGQPHSMSGNANLNRQYRNLTACSGLLSVSGSALQSDGSSTTIKNDVPKEGQGHSDSVLLKLRSHFKTCQESNRPNTRQLESESHSLDVSEESKPKSSLQELSSDGPIYQTGGDMTIQNDTTSQNNDSVKDDLEIDQKRSGKSQARKNQCEVCGRVLSNASALENHARLHTGERPFSCDKCGKAFPSVRGLNRHVQIHADEKQHQCPECGKSFVYHFTLTKHQLIHTGEKPFPCKVCGKRFLAKADRATHMRMHTGEKPYSCMQCGKKFKHRMALNMHMQGHRGEKRYSCPTCEKGFVDLGNFKRHKRIHTGEKPYECKVCGKRFTQSAHLKKHLNTQHVTDQ